A region of the Vibrio tubiashii genome:
AACTGGCAAACCCGGCTCCACTGGGCCTAATGGGTTTCGGTATGACAACCATCCTGCTAAACATCCACAATGCAGGTTTTTTCCCTATTGATTCAATGATCCTAGCAATGGGTATTTTCTATGGTGGTCTGAGCCAAGTTTTTGTCGGCATGATGTGTTTCAAGCGTGGTGATACTTTTGGTACTACGGCGTTTACTTCTTACGGCCTGTTCTGGTTAACACTGGTTGGAATTCTTGTTATGCCTTACATGGGGCTACCTGCAAGCCCAGCAAGCTTTATGGGTTGGTACCTAGCGCTTTGGGGTATTTTCACAGGCTTTATGTTTATTGGCTCACTATGCTACCCAGTAGCAAAGCAAGTGGTATTTGGCTCACTAACAATCCTGTTCTTCTTACTGGCAGCACGTGATTTCACTGGAAGTCAGCTTATCGGCACGATTGCTGGCTTTGAAGGTATCTTCTGTGGCGCGAGTGCGATTTACTTCGCTATGGCACAAGTACTAAACAACGAATACGGTCGCACTATTCTGCCAATTGGTGAGAAGAAGCCAGTCCAAGAAATGCCGCTAGAACAGGTAGCTGCATAATTAAAAAGAATTTGGTTGATGGTGTGCCTGAAGCAACATTGACTAAACCTAAGTTATCTAACTTAGTAAATTTTTGGGAACAATAAGATGAAAGGGGTTAGCCATTGGCTAACCCCTTTTTTTACCACTGCATTTTCTTATTTTTTATAGCGTGTCGCTATTAGGTTGAAGGTTGTTCAACCGGTTTAGACTCAGTTTCAGCCGAAGGCTCTTTGCCTGTCTTACGGCGGTACTTGTCTTCCCAGTAGTCAGCACCTTTGATGCCTAGTTTTACTGGGTTGAACGTGTACTCTGTAACACCTTGTTTTTGTTGCTCTTCATAATCATTTAGAGCTTTCAAAGCAGGCTTAGACATGAAGAAGATGATTAGGATACCAACGATGTTTAGCCA
Encoded here:
- a CDS encoding acetate uptake transporter produces the protein MSTKLANPAPLGLMGFGMTTILLNIHNAGFFPIDSMILAMGIFYGGLSQVFVGMMCFKRGDTFGTTAFTSYGLFWLTLVGILVMPYMGLPASPASFMGWYLALWGIFTGFMFIGSLCYPVAKQVVFGSLTILFFLLAARDFTGSQLIGTIAGFEGIFCGASAIYFAMAQVLNNEYGRTILPIGEKKPVQEMPLEQVAA